In a single window of the Candidatus Binatia bacterium genome:
- a CDS encoding helix-turn-helix domain-containing protein produces the protein MPDEVLTIKEVAALLKLAEKTVYAMAQAGEIPAFKIRGQWRIRRTELDQWIDAQPRGGDGGRDGDA, from the coding sequence ATGCCTGACGAGGTCCTGACCATCAAGGAGGTCGCCGCGCTGCTCAAGCTCGCGGAGAAGACCGTCTACGCCATGGCGCAGGCCGGCGAGATTCCGGCGTTCAAGATCCGAGGGCAGTGGCGCATCAGGCGCACTGAGCTCGACCAGTGGATCGACGCGCAGCCGCGCGGTGGGGACGGGGGACGTGATGGCGACGCGTGA
- a CDS encoding type I restriction-modification system subunit M — MATRDTGDKKRGRPPKAAASEPTPDAKKASTKNGSTSDAVVGFEEKLWQMADKLRNNMDAAEYKHVVLGLIFLKYISDAFEEKHAALTADKKSGADPEDPDEYRADNIYWVPKEARWTHLQGNAKQATIGKLIDDAMVALEAQNPTLKGVLQKDYGRPGLDKTRLGELIDLVGTIGLGDRENRARDVLGRVYEYFLTKFAAAEGKNGGQFYTPRGVVRVLVEMLAPYKGRVFDPACGSGGMFISSEKFVEAHGGRVGDISIYGQESNHTTWRLAKLNLAIRGIDANIVHGDTFHADGHKDLKADYVLANPPFNDSDWGQPRLKEDVRWKYGVPPAGNANFAWVQHFLHHLAPTGIAGFVLANGSMSSQQSGEGDIRKAIVEADLVDCMVALPGQLFYSTQIPVCLWFLARDKKNGLGGRGKKMRSRQKETLFIDARKLGTLVDRVHRELSDDDIAKIADTYHRWRGDWPPTDEATIRATTRVAPTTSSVGAPLVGARAYENIPGFCYSATTEEIASHQFVLTPGRYVGAEEVEDDGEPFDEKMKRLVATLEEQFAEGARLEKEIRKNLRGLGYGG; from the coding sequence ATGGCGACGCGTGACACAGGCGACAAGAAGCGCGGGCGACCGCCGAAGGCTGCTGCAAGCGAGCCGACGCCCGACGCGAAGAAGGCGAGCACGAAGAACGGCTCCACGTCCGATGCCGTGGTGGGCTTCGAAGAGAAGCTCTGGCAGATGGCGGACAAGCTCCGCAACAACATGGACGCGGCCGAGTACAAGCACGTCGTCCTCGGGCTCATCTTCCTCAAGTACATCTCGGACGCGTTCGAGGAGAAGCACGCTGCGCTCACGGCCGACAAGAAGTCGGGCGCCGACCCGGAAGACCCCGACGAGTACCGTGCCGACAATATCTACTGGGTGCCGAAGGAGGCGCGCTGGACTCACCTCCAGGGCAACGCGAAGCAGGCCACGATCGGCAAGCTCATCGACGACGCGATGGTCGCCCTCGAGGCCCAGAACCCGACGCTCAAGGGCGTGCTCCAGAAAGACTACGGGCGGCCTGGGCTGGACAAGACGCGCCTCGGTGAGTTGATCGATCTCGTCGGTACCATCGGCCTCGGCGACCGGGAGAACCGGGCGCGCGATGTGCTCGGCCGCGTCTACGAGTACTTCCTCACGAAGTTCGCCGCCGCCGAGGGCAAGAACGGCGGCCAGTTCTACACGCCGCGCGGCGTGGTGCGCGTGCTGGTCGAGATGCTCGCGCCCTACAAGGGGCGCGTCTTCGACCCTGCCTGCGGCTCGGGCGGCATGTTCATCTCGAGCGAGAAGTTCGTCGAGGCGCACGGCGGTCGCGTCGGCGACATCAGCATCTACGGCCAGGAGTCGAACCACACGACCTGGCGCCTCGCGAAGCTGAACCTCGCGATCCGCGGCATCGACGCCAACATCGTGCACGGCGACACCTTCCACGCCGACGGCCACAAGGACCTCAAGGCCGACTACGTCCTCGCGAACCCGCCCTTCAACGACAGCGACTGGGGCCAGCCGCGCCTCAAGGAAGACGTGCGCTGGAAGTATGGCGTGCCGCCCGCGGGCAACGCGAACTTCGCCTGGGTGCAGCACTTCCTCCACCACCTCGCGCCCACCGGCATCGCGGGCTTCGTGCTGGCGAACGGCAGCATGTCGTCGCAGCAGTCGGGCGAGGGCGACATTCGCAAGGCCATCGTCGAGGCGGACCTCGTCGACTGCATGGTCGCGCTGCCGGGACAGCTCTTCTACTCGACGCAGATCCCCGTCTGCCTGTGGTTTCTCGCGCGGGATAAGAAGAACGGCCTCGGCGGTCGCGGCAAGAAGATGAGGAGCCGCCAGAAGGAGACTCTGTTCATCGACGCGCGCAAGCTCGGCACGCTCGTCGACCGCGTGCATCGCGAGCTCTCCGACGATGACATCGCGAAGATCGCCGACACGTACCACCGCTGGCGCGGTGATTGGCCACCGACCGACGAGGCTACGATTCGGGCGACCACAAGGGTCGCCCCTACGACATCATCTGTAGGGGCACCCCTTGTGGGTGCCCGCGCGTACGAGAACATCCCGGGGTTCTGCTATTCGGCGACGACCGAAGAGATCGCCTCGCACCAGTTCGTGCTCACGCCGGGGCGCTACGTCGGCGCCGAAGAAGTCGAGGACGACGGCGAGCCCTTCGACGAGAAGATGAAACGCCTCGTGGCGACGCTCGAAGAGCAGTTCGCCGAAGGCGCGCGGCTGGAGAAGGAGATCCGGAAGAATCTGCGGGGGCTTGGGTATGGGGGGTGA
- a CDS encoding type I restriction endonuclease subunit R, with protein MTTFTESVVEQAALAWFEALGYAIVGGPSIAPGEPGEERRTYADVVLDGRLRDALARLNPTVSREGLDEAFRKLTRISSPQPVDANHELHYYLVNGVSVEYLRADGTIGYDPVRVVDFDVLDNNDWLVVNQLTVSEGGHNRRPDVVVFLNGLPIAVIELKNAASENATIWSAFQQLQTYKQGLPSLFVFNELLVVSDGLEARIGTLSSNKERFLPWRTIEGEALASKTMSQLEVLIRGVFDKRRLLDLLRYFIVFEDDGDTAIKKMAGYHQFHAVARALDATISASRPQGDRRVGVVWHTQGSGKSLTMAFYAGRVVLHPAMQNPTLIVLTDRNDLDEQLFGTFARCKDLLRQSPEQAKDRAHLRELLKVASGGVVFTTIQKFMPETRGDTFPLLSERSNIVVVADEAHRSQYDFIDGFARHMRDALPNASFIGFTGTPIDAADKNTRSVFGDYVSVYDIQRAVEDGATVPIYYESRLAKLELKEEERPHLDEAFDELTEGEELEGREKLKTKWSALEALVGTDRRVQLIAKDLVEHFEARLDAMDGKAMLVCMSRRICVDLYKALTALRPDWLDESDDKGAIKVVMTGSASDPSDWQQHIRSKQRREALAKRFKNPSDPFKLVIVRDMWLTGFDAPCMHTMYIDKPMQGHGLVQAIARVNRVFRDKPGGLVVDYLGLADQLKKALHTYTESGGQGETALDQEEAVALMLERYEQCSDIFHGFDWSAWMSSSPAARLSVLPAAQEHVLAQESGKERLLQVVTELSKAFALAVPHDEAIRIRDDVGFFQAVRTAIAKTQVGDRKGSGDIDHAIRQIVSKAIVSDQVIDIFAAAGLKNPDISILSDQFLADVRGMKHRNLAVELLRKLLNDEVKARSKHNLVQARSFADLLEKSVRRYQNRAIEAAQVIEELIELAKEMRAAQKRGEELGLTSDELAFYDALEVSDTAVKVLGDETLRTIARELVDTVKHNVTIDWTVKESVRAKLRVIVKRILRKYGYPPDKQEAATNTVLQQAELLSDFWTLGARG; from the coding sequence GTGACCACCTTCACCGAATCTGTCGTCGAGCAAGCAGCCCTCGCGTGGTTCGAGGCGCTCGGGTACGCAATCGTTGGCGGCCCTTCGATCGCGCCCGGTGAACCGGGTGAAGAACGGCGGACCTACGCGGACGTCGTGCTCGACGGCCGCCTGCGCGACGCGCTCGCGCGGTTGAACCCCACGGTTTCGCGCGAAGGCCTCGACGAGGCGTTCCGAAAGCTCACGCGGATCTCGTCGCCGCAGCCGGTCGACGCGAACCACGAGCTGCACTACTACCTCGTGAACGGCGTCAGCGTGGAGTACCTGCGCGCCGACGGCACCATCGGCTACGACCCGGTGCGCGTCGTCGACTTCGACGTGCTCGACAACAACGACTGGCTCGTCGTCAACCAGCTCACCGTCAGCGAGGGCGGCCACAATCGACGCCCCGACGTCGTGGTGTTCCTGAACGGCCTGCCGATCGCCGTCATCGAGCTGAAGAACGCCGCGAGCGAGAACGCGACCATCTGGAGCGCGTTCCAGCAGCTCCAGACCTACAAGCAGGGGCTTCCATCGCTCTTCGTGTTCAACGAGCTGCTCGTCGTCAGCGATGGGCTCGAAGCGCGCATCGGTACGCTCTCGTCGAACAAGGAGCGTTTCCTGCCCTGGCGCACCATCGAGGGCGAGGCGCTCGCGTCGAAGACGATGAGCCAGCTCGAGGTGCTGATCCGCGGCGTGTTCGACAAGCGGCGGCTCCTCGACCTGCTCCGCTACTTCATCGTGTTCGAGGACGACGGGGACACTGCCATCAAGAAGATGGCGGGCTACCATCAGTTCCACGCAGTGGCGCGGGCGCTGGACGCGACGATCTCGGCCTCGCGCCCGCAGGGCGACCGTCGCGTCGGCGTGGTCTGGCACACGCAGGGGTCGGGCAAGAGTCTCACGATGGCCTTCTACGCGGGGCGCGTCGTGCTGCACCCGGCGATGCAGAACCCGACGCTCATCGTGCTCACCGACCGGAACGATCTCGACGAGCAGCTCTTCGGCACGTTCGCGCGCTGCAAGGACCTACTGCGCCAGAGCCCCGAGCAAGCCAAGGATCGCGCCCACCTGCGGGAGCTGCTCAAGGTCGCCTCGGGCGGCGTGGTCTTCACGACCATCCAGAAGTTCATGCCTGAGACCCGCGGCGACACGTTTCCGCTGCTCTCCGAGCGCTCGAACATCGTCGTGGTCGCGGACGAGGCCCACCGCAGCCAATACGACTTCATCGACGGCTTCGCGCGCCACATGCGCGACGCCCTGCCGAACGCATCGTTCATCGGCTTCACCGGCACGCCCATCGACGCGGCCGACAAGAACACGCGATCGGTCTTCGGCGACTACGTCAGCGTCTACGACATCCAGCGCGCGGTCGAAGACGGCGCCACGGTCCCCATCTACTACGAAAGCCGTCTCGCGAAGCTCGAGCTGAAAGAGGAAGAGCGGCCGCACCTCGATGAGGCCTTCGACGAGCTGACCGAGGGCGAGGAGCTCGAAGGGCGTGAGAAGCTCAAGACGAAGTGGTCGGCGCTCGAGGCGCTCGTCGGGACCGACCGGCGCGTGCAGCTCATCGCGAAGGACCTCGTCGAGCACTTCGAAGCTCGCCTCGATGCCATGGACGGCAAAGCGATGCTGGTCTGCATGAGCCGGCGGATCTGCGTCGACCTCTACAAGGCGCTCACCGCGCTACGCCCCGACTGGCTCGACGAGAGCGACGACAAGGGCGCGATCAAGGTCGTGATGACCGGGTCGGCGTCCGACCCGAGCGACTGGCAACAGCACATCCGCAGCAAGCAGCGCCGCGAGGCGCTGGCCAAGCGGTTCAAGAACCCGAGCGACCCCTTCAAGCTCGTCATCGTCCGCGACATGTGGCTCACGGGCTTCGACGCCCCGTGCATGCACACGATGTACATCGACAAGCCGATGCAGGGGCACGGTCTGGTGCAGGCCATCGCGCGCGTGAACCGCGTGTTCCGGGACAAGCCGGGCGGTCTCGTCGTCGACTACCTGGGCCTCGCCGACCAGCTCAAGAAGGCCCTCCACACGTACACCGAGAGCGGCGGACAGGGCGAGACGGCGCTCGACCAGGAGGAGGCCGTGGCGCTGATGCTCGAGCGCTACGAGCAGTGCTCGGACATCTTCCACGGCTTCGACTGGAGCGCTTGGATGAGCAGCTCGCCGGCCGCCCGCCTCTCGGTGCTGCCCGCGGCGCAGGAGCACGTGCTCGCCCAGGAGAGCGGCAAGGAGCGGCTGCTCCAGGTCGTCACCGAGCTTTCGAAGGCGTTCGCGCTCGCCGTGCCGCACGACGAGGCGATCCGCATTCGCGATGACGTCGGATTCTTCCAGGCCGTCCGCACGGCCATCGCCAAGACGCAGGTCGGGGACCGGAAAGGCTCCGGCGACATCGACCACGCCATCCGGCAAATCGTCTCGAAGGCGATCGTGAGCGACCAGGTCATCGACATCTTCGCGGCGGCGGGCCTCAAGAACCCCGACATCTCGATCCTGTCCGACCAGTTCCTCGCCGACGTTCGCGGGATGAAGCACCGGAACCTTGCGGTCGAGCTGCTCAGGAAGCTCCTCAATGACGAAGTGAAGGCGCGCTCGAAGCACAACCTGGTGCAGGCACGCTCTTTCGCCGACCTCCTCGAGAAATCCGTTCGTCGCTACCAGAACCGCGCCATCGAGGCCGCGCAGGTCATCGAGGAGCTCATCGAGCTCGCGAAGGAGATGCGCGCCGCCCAGAAGCGGGGCGAGGAGCTCGGGCTCACGAGCGACGAGCTGGCCTTCTACGACGCGCTCGAGGTCAGCGACACCGCCGTCAAGGTCCTCGGCGACGAGACGCTGCGCACCATCGCGCGCGAGCTGGTCGACACGGTGAAGCACAACGTCACCATCGACTGGACCGTGAAGGAATCGGTCCGCGCCAAGCTGCGGGTCATCGTGAAGCGCATCCTGCGCAAGTACGGCTACCCGCCCGACAAGCAGGAAGCTGCGACGAACACAGTGTTGCAACAGGCTGAGCTGCTGTCGGACTTTTGGACGCTGGGAGCGCGCGGATGA
- a CDS encoding restriction endonuclease subunit S, producing the protein MGGETIWPTRPLKDCAVWYSGGTPNKATPRYWGGSIPWISAKSLNDYFVSDSEDRVTEEGARNGTRLVPKDSILFIVRGMSLKSEFRMGIATRPVTFNQDLKALVAVDDVVPAYLAYAIRSKTTEILQMVGEAGHGTGVLPTDRIQSLEIPVPSLEEQHAVAAIVGALDAKIELNRKMNATLEAMARALFKSWFVDFDPVRAKAEGRAPSGMDAETAKLFPSEFVDSELGPIPKGWRATTLGTEVERCGGAVQTGPFGSQLHASDYVPEGVPVVMPKDIGGRRVSTASIARVPEHDALRLSRHRLQPGDVVYSRRGDVERHALIGARETGWLCGTGCLLVRLGPNWPSPMFASFALDRPETRAWISQHAIGATMPNLNTGILSAVPLVMPSDDVLRAFAAAVDPLQALVVIRDAETGLLAKTRDELLPRLLSGELPVDARERAVEEVA; encoded by the coding sequence ATGGGGGGTGAAACCATCTGGCCGACGCGTCCACTGAAGGATTGCGCCGTTTGGTACTCCGGCGGCACGCCGAACAAGGCCACCCCGCGCTACTGGGGCGGCTCGATCCCGTGGATCAGCGCGAAAAGCCTCAACGACTACTTCGTGTCGGACTCCGAGGATCGCGTCACCGAGGAGGGCGCTCGAAACGGCACACGCCTGGTCCCGAAGGACAGCATTCTCTTCATCGTTCGCGGGATGAGCCTCAAGAGCGAGTTCCGCATGGGCATCGCCACACGCCCCGTCACCTTCAACCAAGATCTGAAGGCGCTCGTCGCAGTGGACGACGTTGTGCCCGCGTACCTCGCCTACGCGATCCGGTCGAAGACGACCGAGATCCTGCAGATGGTCGGCGAGGCGGGTCACGGGACCGGCGTGCTTCCCACGGATCGCATCCAGTCACTCGAGATTCCTGTCCCCTCGCTCGAAGAGCAACACGCAGTCGCCGCTATCGTGGGCGCGCTGGACGCCAAGATCGAACTGAACCGCAAGATGAACGCGACGCTCGAGGCGATGGCGCGGGCGCTTTTCAAGTCATGGTTCGTCGACTTCGACCCCGTGCGCGCCAAAGCCGAAGGCCGCGCCCCGAGCGGCATGGACGCCGAAACCGCGAAGCTGTTTCCGAGTGAGTTCGTCGATTCGGAGCTGGGGCCGATTCCGAAGGGTTGGCGCGCAACGACCTTGGGGACCGAAGTCGAACGTTGTGGTGGCGCAGTTCAAACGGGTCCTTTCGGGAGTCAGTTGCACGCATCCGACTACGTCCCGGAGGGGGTGCCCGTCGTCATGCCGAAGGACATCGGCGGGCGCAGGGTTTCGACGGCCAGCATCGCGCGCGTTCCTGAACACGACGCGTTGCGACTGTCGCGACATCGCTTGCAGCCTGGCGATGTCGTCTATAGCCGTCGTGGCGATGTCGAGCGCCACGCCCTGATCGGCGCTCGGGAGACCGGGTGGCTCTGCGGAACCGGATGCCTTCTCGTGCGTCTCGGTCCCAATTGGCCGTCGCCGATGTTCGCGTCCTTCGCCCTTGATCGACCGGAGACGCGCGCGTGGATCTCTCAGCACGCGATCGGCGCAACGATGCCCAACCTGAACACCGGCATCCTGTCCGCGGTTCCCCTCGTGATGCCATCCGATGATGTGCTCCGCGCCTTCGCCGCCGCCGTGGATCCGCTTCAGGCGTTGGTCGTCATCCGAGACGCCGAAACCGGCCTGCTCGCGAAGACCCGCGATGAGCTTCTGCCGCGTCTTCTCTCGGGCGAGCTGCCGGTCGACGCGCGCGAGCGCGCAGTCGAGGAGGTCGCGTGA
- a CDS encoding DUF2924 domain-containing protein, producing the protein MNDTPDDPLIREILALRERPVSALRERYLAVFGEESTSRNKDYLFKRIAYRMQEQRYGGLSPRAKARAAELADKAPVRRRPPRNVVSVSIVEASARDPRLPPVGTVLRREFRGGVHEVRVLTEGFEYRGERFASLSTLATKIAGSRWNGFLFFKVGAKGAA; encoded by the coding sequence ATGAACGACACGCCCGACGACCCGCTGATCCGTGAGATCCTCGCCCTGCGCGAGCGGCCCGTCTCCGCGCTGCGCGAGCGCTACCTCGCCGTCTTCGGCGAGGAGAGCACCAGCCGCAACAAGGACTACCTCTTCAAGCGCATCGCCTACCGGATGCAGGAGCAGCGCTATGGCGGCCTGTCGCCGAGGGCCAAGGCCCGCGCCGCCGAGCTCGCGGACAAGGCACCCGTGCGTCGCCGGCCACCACGGAACGTGGTGAGCGTGAGCATCGTCGAGGCGAGCGCCCGCGACCCGCGCCTGCCGCCCGTGGGCACCGTGCTGCGTCGCGAGTTCCGCGGCGGGGTCCACGAGGTGCGCGTGCTGACCGAGGGCTTCGAGTACCGCGGCGAGCGCTTCGCGAGCCTCTCGACGCTCGCTACCAAGATCGCCGGCTCGCGCTGGAACGGCTTCTTGTTCTTCAAGGTCGGCGCGAAGGGGGCGGCATGA
- a CDS encoding recombinase family protein, whose translation MRSALVKEPKVVRCAIYTRKSTTEGLDSDFNTLDAQREAAEHFIKSQAAQGWRALPTRYDDGGFTGGNLERPALTRLMDDIERGEIDTVVVYKVDRLSRSLLDFARLVERFEKRRVAFVSITQHFDTSTSMGRLVLHILLSFAQFERELISERTRDKIAAAKRRGKWTGGPLVLGYRVDRQRRALEVVPEEAAIVKLVFELYERTLSMALTAQRLNARGLTPRTRVAEDGTTRGRPFNKNAVHRLLRNPLYVGKVRHNDDLFLGEHEPIIDPDVFERVQRTLDLRAAGTGTRRPRRSESLLTGLLRCLPCDAAMSTSHAYNHKKQRYRYYRCRASQEGLRCPTGLLNANDVEAAVVAQVKALAKSGALRDRILATLAEGDEGEAELVATRERLEARITELGAEAKRLLGAFTSPPAPWSSVDSVQHAGLRPLRFSSVHAGGRLLAERLGELERATDKHRAGVADLERRRPRGAGGDPLPRATAGGPAGERARPARGCAGNRRLAGAAAAVGGVEAGNQQRDLTRR comes from the coding sequence ATGAGATCGGCCCTCGTGAAGGAGCCGAAGGTCGTCCGCTGCGCCATCTACACGCGCAAGTCGACGACCGAGGGGCTCGACTCCGACTTCAACACGCTCGACGCGCAACGCGAGGCGGCCGAGCACTTCATCAAGAGCCAGGCCGCCCAGGGCTGGAGGGCGCTACCCACGCGCTACGACGACGGCGGCTTCACCGGCGGCAACCTCGAACGCCCCGCGCTGACGCGGCTCATGGACGACATCGAGCGCGGCGAGATCGACACGGTGGTCGTCTACAAGGTCGACCGCCTCAGCCGCTCGCTCCTCGACTTCGCGCGGCTCGTCGAGCGCTTCGAGAAGCGCCGGGTCGCCTTCGTGAGCATCACGCAGCACTTCGACACGTCGACATCGATGGGCCGGCTCGTGCTCCACATTCTGCTCTCGTTCGCGCAGTTCGAGCGGGAGCTGATCAGCGAGCGCACGCGGGACAAGATCGCCGCCGCCAAGCGTCGTGGGAAGTGGACCGGCGGCCCCCTGGTGCTCGGCTACCGCGTCGATCGCCAGCGCCGCGCGCTCGAGGTCGTGCCCGAGGAGGCCGCCATCGTGAAGCTGGTCTTCGAGCTCTACGAGCGCACCCTCTCGATGGCGCTCACGGCGCAAAGGCTCAACGCTCGCGGGCTCACGCCGCGGACGCGAGTCGCCGAGGACGGCACGACCCGCGGGCGCCCCTTCAACAAGAACGCGGTCCACCGACTGCTCCGCAACCCGCTCTACGTCGGCAAGGTCCGCCACAACGACGACCTGTTCCTCGGCGAGCACGAGCCCATCATCGACCCCGACGTCTTCGAGCGCGTGCAGCGCACCCTCGACCTGCGCGCGGCGGGAACCGGTACGCGCCGCCCGCGCCGGAGCGAGTCGCTGCTGACGGGCCTGCTCCGCTGTCTGCCCTGCGACGCGGCGATGAGCACGAGCCACGCCTACAACCACAAGAAGCAGCGCTACCGTTACTACCGCTGCCGCGCCTCGCAGGAGGGCCTGCGCTGCCCCACGGGCTTGCTCAACGCGAACGACGTCGAGGCCGCCGTCGTCGCGCAGGTGAAGGCTCTGGCGAAGAGCGGCGCGCTGCGCGACCGCATCCTCGCGACGCTGGCCGAGGGCGACGAGGGCGAGGCCGAGCTCGTCGCGACGAGGGAACGGCTCGAGGCTCGGATCACCGAGCTCGGCGCCGAGGCCAAGCGCCTGCTCGGCGCGTTCACTTCGCCTCCGGCTCCGTGGTCCTCCGTGGACTCCGTCCAGCACGCTGGACTCCGTCCACTCCGGTTCAGCAGCGTCCACGCGGGCGGGCGCCTCCTCGCCGAGCGTCTCGGAGAGCTCGAACGCGCGACCGACAAGCACCGCGCCGGTGTCGCCGACCTCGAGCGGCGGCGCCCCCGAGGTGCAGGTGGAGACCCTCTCCCTCGAGCTACCGCCGGGGGCCCAGCCGGTGAGCGAGCGCGGCCTGCGCGAGGCTGTGCTGGGAACCGCCGACTGGCAGGAGCAGCGGCGGCGGTGGGCGGGGTTGAAGCGGGAAATCAGCAGCGCGACCTGACCAGGCGTTGA
- a CDS encoding putative DNA binding domain-containing protein: protein MTKAKGKPRASTGKAMTTRRKNGETHLVEWKESWRDEYLKWLCGFANADGGTLIIGMNDRGQPVGAQGAERLLVDLPNKIRDTLGLVVPVRSVAKKGKTLVEIDVDASVTPISYKGEYHFRSGSTKQQLTGNALSTFLLRKFGRTWDGAPVPNITVKNLSAEAFKRFKGYARSSDRLPAGALALSRAELVEKLRLTETGMLKRAALLLFHEDPERWVTGAYVKIGMFRSESDLAYHDEVHGDLFTQMDKTVELLLTKYMVAWISYRGLGRLETFPIPREALREAVLNALIHKDYSVGAPIQIRVYRDGLRISNAGELPPTWTAETLLRTHDSQPPNPDIANTFFRAGLIEAWGRGYEMIRDACQEAGAPEPTVATEGGFRVEWKWQVPDDARAAKPAATEVTTEVTTEVTTEVTRLVAVLAGETTRRELRTALGLKNDEHFRKAYLLPALEAGLIEMTIPDKPNSRLQKYRLTAAGKARLAAIRKGAK from the coding sequence ATGACGAAGGCCAAGGGGAAACCTCGCGCGAGTACGGGAAAAGCGATGACCACCCGGCGCAAGAACGGCGAGACGCACCTCGTCGAGTGGAAGGAGTCGTGGCGCGACGAGTACCTGAAGTGGCTCTGCGGCTTCGCCAACGCCGACGGCGGTACGCTCATCATCGGCATGAACGACAGGGGCCAGCCCGTCGGAGCCCAGGGTGCGGAGCGCCTGCTCGTCGATCTGCCCAACAAGATTCGCGACACGCTCGGCTTGGTCGTGCCGGTGCGAAGCGTCGCCAAGAAGGGCAAGACGCTGGTCGAGATCGACGTCGACGCCTCCGTGACGCCCATCAGCTACAAGGGCGAGTACCACTTCCGCTCGGGCAGCACGAAGCAGCAACTCACCGGCAACGCGCTCTCGACGTTCCTCCTCCGCAAGTTCGGCCGCACCTGGGATGGCGCGCCGGTGCCCAACATTACAGTCAAGAACCTGAGCGCCGAGGCCTTCAAGCGCTTCAAGGGCTACGCCCGTAGCAGCGATCGACTGCCCGCGGGCGCGCTTGCGCTGAGTCGCGCGGAGCTCGTCGAGAAACTCCGCCTCACCGAGACCGGCATGCTCAAGCGCGCCGCTCTGCTCCTCTTTCACGAAGATCCCGAGCGCTGGGTCACCGGTGCCTACGTGAAGATCGGCATGTTCCGTAGCGAGAGCGACCTCGCCTATCACGATGAGGTGCACGGCGACCTGTTCACGCAGATGGACAAGACCGTTGAGCTCCTTCTGACGAAGTACATGGTGGCGTGGATCAGCTACCGCGGGCTCGGTCGCCTCGAGACGTTCCCCATTCCGCGCGAGGCGCTGCGCGAGGCGGTGCTGAATGCCTTGATCCACAAGGACTACAGCGTTGGCGCACCGATCCAGATCCGCGTGTACCGTGACGGGCTCCGAATCTCGAACGCAGGCGAGCTGCCGCCAACATGGACGGCAGAAACGCTGCTGAGAACACACGACTCACAACCCCCGAATCCCGACATCGCGAACACGTTTTTTCGCGCCGGGCTCATTGAGGCCTGGGGGCGGGGTTATGAAATGATCCGCGATGCGTGCCAGGAAGCAGGCGCGCCCGAGCCGACCGTCGCCACCGAGGGTGGTTTTCGTGTGGAGTGGAAGTGGCAAGTGCCCGACGACGCGCGAGCCGCGAAGCCGGCGGCCACGGAAGTCACCACGGAAGTCACCACGGAAGTCACCACGGAAGTCACTCGTCTGGTCGCCGTGCTCGCTGGGGAGACGACCCGGCGCGAACTTCGGACAGCACTCGGTCTGAAGAACGACGAGCACTTTCGCAAGGCGTACCTCCTTCCTGCGCTTGAAGCCGGCCTCATTGAAATGACCATCCCTGACAAGCCGAACAGCCGCCTGCAGAAGTACCGACTCACCGCTGCAGGCAAAGCCCGCCTCGCAGCGATCAGAAAAGGTGCGAAGTGA
- a CDS encoding transposase, with protein sequence MIDPLDPIRPRRRSIRLRGYDYSGAGAYFVTICAQDRACLFGDVVDEVMRWNDAGMMIREHWTALPRRFPTVTLDEFVVMPNHVHGVVIIHDASGAGGHEGRPYDDNLDVGAPLVGARHDDDADGAHAGGHEGRPYASGSPLGQVIGAFKSMTTVAYGLGVRQFAWPTFRGRLWQRNYYEHIVRNEVEMDRIRRYIAENPSRWAQDRENPACVGAPLAGAEEWEVA encoded by the coding sequence GTGATCGATCCGCTCGATCCCATTCGCCCCCGGAGGCGATCGATCCGATTGCGCGGATACGACTATTCCGGCGCGGGGGCGTATTTCGTGACCATCTGCGCGCAGGACCGCGCGTGTTTGTTCGGGGACGTGGTCGACGAGGTCATGCGATGGAACGATGCCGGGATGATGATCAGGGAGCACTGGACGGCGCTGCCGCGCCGATTCCCGACCGTCACGCTGGATGAATTTGTCGTGATGCCAAACCACGTTCACGGCGTAGTGATCATTCACGACGCGTCTGGTGCGGGCGGCCACGAGGGCCGCCCCTACGACGACAACCTGGACGTAGGGGCACCCCTTGTGGGTGCCCGTCATGACGATGACGCGGACGGTGCCCATGCGGGCGGCCACGAGGGCCGCCCCTACGCATCTGGCTCGCCTCTCGGACAGGTGATCGGCGCGTTCAAATCGATGACCACCGTCGCCTACGGGCTCGGCGTCCGACAGTTCGCGTGGCCGACGTTCCGTGGCCGCCTCTGGCAGCGCAACTACTACGAACACATCGTTCGCAACGAAGTGGAGATGGACCGGATCCGCCGCTACATCGCAGAGAATCCCAGCAGGTGGGCGCAAGATCGCGAGAACCCTGCCTGCGTAGGGGCACCGCTTGCGGGTGCCGAAGAGTGGGAGGTCGCGTGA